In Serinicoccus marinus DSM 15273, the genomic stretch CGGCACATGCCCACCCTGTCATCCACATCCTGTGGACAAGTGTGTGGACAACCGTCACCGTCGCTTCCTGACCCGGTCCGAGAGGGGCTGAGCCCGCCCATGTCGCAGCCCGCGCCGACCTCCGAGGATGTGTGGGCCCGGGTGGTGGACGAGCTGGAGACCGGGGGGATCGGTGCTCGGGAACGCGCCTTCCTGCAGCTCACCCAGATGGTCGGCCTGCTGGACACGACGGTGCTGCTGGCGGTGCCGTACTCGCATACCAAGGAGATGCTCGAGACGAGCCTGCGCCGCCCCATCGAGGACGGGCTGTCGCGCGAGCTGAACCGGGAGATCCGGGTCGCGATCACCGTCGACGACGCCCTGCGCCAGCGCGTGGAGGACGAGGCGGACGACTCCGAGGACGACTCCCTGACCCGTGAGTCCCTCACCCGGCCGGCGTCCGGGCCGAGCTCCAGCTCCGCTCCTGATCCGGGCGAGCCGGACATCCCCGCCGTCTCCCGGTCGGCGGCGACCAGCGGCATACCGCGACCGGCGACGCCGGCCGGTCCCGCGGTCACGGGTGCGGCCGACGAGGCGCGGCTCAACCCGAAGTACACCTTCGACACCTTCGTCTCCGGCCCCTCCAACCGGTTCGCGCACGCCGCCTCGCTCGCGGTGGCCGAGTCCCCCGCCCGTGCCTACAACCCGCTGTTCATCTACGGCGAGTCCGGGCTGGGCAAGACCCACCTGCTGCACGCGATCGGCCACTACGCCCGCAGGCTCTACCCGGGCGTGCGGGTGCGCTACGTGAACTCCGAGGAGTTCACCAACGACTTCATCAACTCCATCCGCGACGACAAGGCCGGCGCCTTCCAGCGGCGCTACCGCAACGTCGACTTCCTCCTCGTGGACGACATCCAGTTCCTGCAGGGCAAGGAGCAGACCGTCGAGGAGTTCTTCCACACCTTCAACACACTGCACAACAGCGAGAAGCAGGTCGTGATCACCTCGGACCAGCCGCCCAAGCGGCTGTCCGGCTTCGCCGAGCGGATGCGGAGCCGGTTCGAGTGGGGACTGCTCACCGACGTGCAGCCCCCCGACCTGGAGACGCGCATCGCCATCCTGCGCAAGAAGGCGGCGCAGGAGGGGATGCAGCTGCCGGACGAGGTGCTCGAGCACATCGCCAGCCGCATCACCACCAACATCCGCGAGCTCGAGGGCGCCCTGATCCGGGTCACGGCCTTCGCGTCGCTGTCGTCGCAACGAGCCGATGCCGACCTGGCCGCGCACGTCCTCAAGGACATCGTCCCCGGCAGCGACACGGCGCAGATCACCGTGGCGACGATCATCCGCGAGGTGTCCGAGTTCTTCCAGATCACGGTGGACGAGCTCTGCGGGACCTCCCGCTCGCGCACCCTGGTCAACGCCCGCCAGATCGCGATGTACCTCTGCCGCGAGCTGACCGACCTGTCGCTGCCGAAGATCGGTCAGGCGTTCGGCGGTCGGGACCACACCACGGTGATGCACGCCGAGCGCAAGATCCGGGCCCAGATCGGTGAACGGC encodes the following:
- the dnaA gene encoding chromosomal replication initiator protein DnaA: MSQPAPTSEDVWARVVDELETGGIGARERAFLQLTQMVGLLDTTVLLAVPYSHTKEMLETSLRRPIEDGLSRELNREIRVAITVDDALRQRVEDEADDSEDDSLTRESLTRPASGPSSSSAPDPGEPDIPAVSRSAATSGIPRPATPAGPAVTGAADEARLNPKYTFDTFVSGPSNRFAHAASLAVAESPARAYNPLFIYGESGLGKTHLLHAIGHYARRLYPGVRVRYVNSEEFTNDFINSIRDDKAGAFQRRYRNVDFLLVDDIQFLQGKEQTVEEFFHTFNTLHNSEKQVVITSDQPPKRLSGFAERMRSRFEWGLLTDVQPPDLETRIAILRKKAAQEGMQLPDEVLEHIASRITTNIRELEGALIRVTAFASLSSQRADADLAAHVLKDIVPGSDTAQITVATIIREVSEFFQITVDELCGTSRSRTLVNARQIAMYLCRELTDLSLPKIGQAFGGRDHTTVMHAERKIRAQIGERRALYDQIAELTGSIRRASQR